The genomic region CCGGGATGTTCGCCACGCCCGCGGCGCCGCCCGTGGCCAGGAGCAGCTTCTCGTAGGGCACGCGCTCGCCGTTAGCGAGGACCACGGCCTTCTTTCCGGCGTCCACGGAGGCCACCTCGCAGCCGAGGCGCACGGTCACGTGGTTGTCGGCGTAGAAGGACTCCGGACGCAGGGCCATGTCGTCCGCCTTGACCTTGCCCGCGAGGTAGTAGGAGATCAGGGGACGGCCGTAGGTGGCCCGCTCCTCCTCGCTGAGCACGAGGATGCCGCCGGTCTTGTCGTGGGCGCGGATACCCTCTATGGCGCCGATGCTGGCCACGCCGTTGCCGATGATGACGTATTTCATGGGATGCCCCTGCGAACGAATTGGTGAAAAAAGGTGCAAGGAATCTAGCCAAAGGGGCGCGGCGCGTAAAGGCTTTTCGGCCCCCGTATTGACACGCCGGAGCATCCGTTTCATTGAAGGTCCTGCGCGCGCCCGCGCGCCGTGCCGGGGGCTTGCCGGAAGGCCGCCGCCCGGTACGGATATCCGAGAGACACCGAGACCATGCAGGAAGGTTCCATGAGCAGCGAGACCGAAAAGCCCGCGATGCCGAGCAACTTCATCAAGGCCATCATCGAAGAGGACATGCGTACCGACAAGTGGGGCGGCCGCGTGCACACGCGCTTCCCGCCGGAGCCCAACGGCTACCTGCACATCGGCCACGCCAAGTCCATCTGCCTGAACTTCGGCCTGGCGCGCGAGTACGGCGGGCAATGCAACCTGCGCTTCGACGACACGAACCCGACCAAGGAGGACGTGGAGTACGTCGACTCCATCAAGGCGGACGTGCACTGGCTCGGCTTCGACTGGGAGGACCGCTGCTTCTACGCCTCGGACTACTTCGAGCGCCTCTTCGAGTGCGCCGTCAGGCTCATAAAGCTCGGCAAGGCCTACGTGGACTCGCTCTCGGCCGACGAGATCCGCGAGCACCGGGGCACCCTGACCAGGCCCGGCACCGAGAGCCCGTACAGGAACCGCACCGCCGAGGAGAACCTCGACCTCTTCATGCGCATGCGCGCGGGCGAGTTCCCCGACGGTGCCCACGTGCTGCGCGCCAAGATCGACATGACGCACCCGAACATCGTCATGCGCGACCCGACGCTCTACCGCATCCGCCACGCGCACCACCACCGCACAGGCGACCAGTGGTGCATCTATCCCATGTACGACTTCACGCACTGCCTCTCGGACTCCTTCGAGGGCGTGACGCATTCGCTGTGCACCCTGGAGTTCGAGAACAACCGCGAGCTCTACGACTGGGTGCTGGACACGCTGGAGATGTACCATCCGCGCCAGTACGAGTTCGCGCGGCTGAACATGACCCACGTGGTGCTCTCCAAACGCAAGCTCATCAAGCTCGTGTCGGAAGGCGCGGTGGACGGCTGGGACGACCCGCGCATGCCCACCATCAGCGGCTTCCGCCGCCGCGGCTACACGCCCGAGGCCATCCGCGACTTCTGCGAGCGCATCGGCGTGGCGCGCAGCGGCAACAGCGTGGTGGACTACGGCCTGCTCGAGCACTGCCTGCGCGAGGACCTGAACGACTGCGCGCCGCGCGTCATGGGCGTGCTGCGCCCGCTGAAGCTGACCATCGTCAACTACCCCGACGACAAGGTGGACGAGTTCGAGTTCCCGTTCCATCCCGAGAAGCCGGAGATGGGCTCGCGCAAGCTGCCGTTCACGAAGGAGCTGTGGATCGAGCGCACGGACTTCATGGAGAACGCGCCGAAGAAGTGGTTCCGCCTGGCCCCGGGCCAGGAGGTGCGGCTGCGCTACGCCTACTACGTGCGCTGCGTGGACGTGGTGCGCGACGCTTCGGGCGAGGTCGTGGAGCTCAAGTGCGAGTACGATCCGGCCACCAAGGGCGGCTGGTCCAATGACGGCCGCAAGGTCAAGGGGACGCTGCACTGGCTCTCCGCGCGCCATGCGGTGCCTGCCGAGTTCCGTCTCTTCGACCACCTCTTCCGCGAGGGCGGCCCGGCCGACGTGACCGATCCGGACTCCCTGGCCGCGAGCCTGAACCCGGATTCCATGGAAGTGCTCAAGGGCTTCGTGGAGCCCGGCCTGGCCGACACCGAGCCCGGCTGGCACTGCCAGTTCGAGCGCACCGGCTACTTCTGCGCCGATGCGCGCCTGACCCAGCCCGGCGCCCCGGTCTTCAACCGCACCACAGGCCTTCGCGACACCTTCGCCAAGGAGCTGCAGAAGGGCTAGGGACAGGGCGGCTTCCTCA from Desulfovibrio sp. X2 harbors:
- a CDS encoding glutamine--tRNA ligase/YqeY domain fusion protein, translated to MSSETEKPAMPSNFIKAIIEEDMRTDKWGGRVHTRFPPEPNGYLHIGHAKSICLNFGLAREYGGQCNLRFDDTNPTKEDVEYVDSIKADVHWLGFDWEDRCFYASDYFERLFECAVRLIKLGKAYVDSLSADEIREHRGTLTRPGTESPYRNRTAEENLDLFMRMRAGEFPDGAHVLRAKIDMTHPNIVMRDPTLYRIRHAHHHRTGDQWCIYPMYDFTHCLSDSFEGVTHSLCTLEFENNRELYDWVLDTLEMYHPRQYEFARLNMTHVVLSKRKLIKLVSEGAVDGWDDPRMPTISGFRRRGYTPEAIRDFCERIGVARSGNSVVDYGLLEHCLREDLNDCAPRVMGVLRPLKLTIVNYPDDKVDEFEFPFHPEKPEMGSRKLPFTKELWIERTDFMENAPKKWFRLAPGQEVRLRYAYYVRCVDVVRDASGEVVELKCEYDPATKGGWSNDGRKVKGTLHWLSARHAVPAEFRLFDHLFREGGPADVTDPDSLAASLNPDSMEVLKGFVEPGLADTEPGWHCQFERTGYFCADARLTQPGAPVFNRTTGLRDTFAKELQKG